The DNA window GCTGCAGGGCGCGGCGGCGGTCGGTTTCTTCCATCGCCAGCCGCATGGATTCCGTCACGCGGTCGGCGTACAGAATCACCTTGGCGTTAACGTTACGGGCTGACCGACCGATCGTTTGAATGAGCGAGGTTTCGCTGCGCAGGAAGCCTTCCTTGTCCGCGTCCAGAATGGCGACCAGCGACACTTCGGGCAGGTCGAGTCCTTCCCGCAGCAGGTTCACGCCGATCAGCGCCTCGAAACGTCCTTCGCGCAGCTCCCGGAGTAACTCGACCCTTTCAAAAGCGTCGAGTTCGCTGTGCAGCCATTTACAGGCGATGCCCTGTTCATTGAGAAAGGCAGACAGATCTTCCGCCAGGCGTTTGGTGAGCGTGGTGACCAGCACCCGTTCGTTGACCGCGGACCGTTCGCGGATCTGCTCCAGCAGGTGGGGCACCTGGCCGCGGGCTGGCAGCACTTCGATGACGGGATCCAGCAAGCCGGTAGGGCGGATCAGTTGCTCGACCACTTCGCCGCCGGTCGTGTTCAGTTCGTAGTCGTTGGGAGTCGCCGAGACGAACACCGCCTGAGGGATCCGTTTCTCCCACTCTTCAAATTTTAAAGGACGGTTGTCGAGCGCGCAAGGCAGTCGAAAGCCGTGATCGACCAGCGTGGTTTTCCGGCTGCGATCGCCTGCGTACATCGCCCTGATCTGGGGCAGCGTGACGTGCGATTCGTCGACAATTACCAGGAAATCGTCGTCGGGAAAGTAGTCGTACAGCGTTTCCGGCGGCTCGCCTGGTTGTCTTCCTGAAAGCAGCCGGCTGTAGTTTTCAATGCCGGGGCAGCGGCCCGTTTCCAGCATCATTTCCATATCGAAGCGGGTCCGGGCGTTAAGGCGTTGCGCCTCGAGCAGCTTGCCCTGGTCGCGAAACAGCTTAAGTTGCCCTTCGAGTTCTTTCCGCATCTCCTCCACGGCGGCCCCAATGCGGTCCTCCGGCATGACGAAGTGCTTGGCCGGATAGACGAAAATCTGTTCTTCGGTGCTGATCGCCTCGCCGGAGACGGGATTGATGATTGAGAGCTTGTCGACCTCGTCGCCCCAAAGCTCGATGCGGTAGGCGAATTCCTCGTACGACGGCCAGACTTCCACGCAGTCGCCCCGCACGCGGAACTTGCCGCGTTCAAAGGAGACGTCGTTCCGTTCGTACTGGATATCGATGAGCTTCATCAGCATGGTGTCGCGGTCGATGACCTGCTCGCGCACCAGGCTGACCATCATCGCCTTGTAATCTTTGGGCGAACCGAGACCGTAAATGCACGACACGCTGGCGACAATCAGCACGTCGCGTCGGCTTACCAGGGCGCTGGTCGAAGCCAGCCGCAGGCGGTCGATTTCCTCGTTGATCGAGGCGTCTTTCTCGATATAGATATCCCGCTGGGGGATGTACGCTTCCGGCTGGTAGTAGTCGTAATAACTGACAAAGTAATGCACCGCGTTGAGCGGGAAGAACTCTTTGAATTCGGAATACAGCTGGGCGGCCAGCGTTTTATTGTGCGAGATTACCAGCGTCGGCTTCTGCAGACGCTGCACGACATTCGCCATGGTAAACGTCTTGCCAGAACCGGTGACTCCCAGCAATACCTGGGTGGGCTTGCCTGCCTGGAGCTCCCGTGTCAGCTTGTCGATGGCTTGCGGCTGATCGCCGGCCGGCTCAAACGGGGCTTGCAATTGAAACTGCACGCACACCCCCAGGGGGAAGGAAACAGGGGAAGGAATAATCGCTGCGGCCAAACGTTCGATTATACCGAAAATCGGCCGACCGGAGCAGGCTGGCAAGGGCGGCCCTGCTGCAGCAGGGCCAGGGGGCATGCGAGGGGACGGCCCTGGCGGCAAACGCGCAGGGCGATAACCGCCAGGAGAGGGAGCCGATTCAGTCGCTCCGCATTTGCGGCATGGCGATGGTATTTCGCAGCACGCCAAGCTCGGCGCTTTCCAGAGAGATCGTATCGCCGGGCGACAGCCAGCGATCGAGTTCCAGGCCGCAGCCGCCGGGCAGGGTTCCGACGCCGATGAAGTCGCCCGGGTAGAGTGTTTCATCCTGCGAGATGTACGACACGATTTCCGGGATGCGATGCTGGATTTCGGCCGTGCTGCATTCGGTCCAGATTTCGTCGTTCACGCGGACCTGCATCGTCAGCTGATAGGGGTTATCAATTTCGTCGGTCGTAACCAGATAAGGACCCATGGCGTTGCCAGTGTCGAAGTCTTTCCCCTTGGCGGGGCCCAGGCGACCTTGCATCTCGTGGAGCTGCACGTCGCGAGCGCTAAAATCGTTAAACAGGGAATAACCGGCAACGTACTCCATCGCGTTCACAGGCGAAATATTGTAGCCCTGCTTGCCGATAAACAGGCCGAATTCCAGCTCGAAGTCGAGTTTCTCGGTGTACGACGGCCAGACGACTTCGGCCTCGGGACCGACCACCGAACGCGGATTCCCCTTGTAGTATAAGGGACGCTCATACCAGACCGCCGGCGGCCGCAACAACGGTCGGCGAAGCACCGAGCGGGACAATCGATTGACCCAGCCCAGCGCGGGCGACCGCCAGTGGGCGGCCGTCTGCATGCACTGGGTTAAATGCCGCTCGTACGACAGGCAATCCCGCAACGACGAGGGCCGCGGCAAGGGCGCCAGCAACGTGAGGTCCGCCAAAGGCGCCAGGCAGGCGGCCGGTCGCTCTGCTTCCGCCAGGGCGACCAGTTCGCGAGTTTTTTCCATCGCGGCTGGCCCCGCTTCCAGCAGAGCGAGCATGCTGGCAAAATGGGATGTCGAAGCTTCCCCATGAGCCTCGGCCGCCGCCTTGAGGAAAACGACCGTCTGGCCGTCGTGCAGGAGCGCCGCGACGAGCGGCGGTCCGTGCTCCCGATCGCTGCGGCAGGTCAACAATTTCATGATTCGTTCCCGTTGCGAGGATGCGGCCGCCGAGGATAATAGGTCAGAAGTTTGGTGCTGCGGCGTTCCGAATCCTGGCTGTCGCCAGTATAAACCGTTTCCTGCAGGGCCAAAGGGCCAGCCTCGGGCTCCTGCGACCCGGATTGCCGGAGGCGAGCCACAGTCCAACCGGTTCCGCCGCCGATAGGAAGGTTGTGCGGAAAAACCACCGACAGAAGCTGGCGCCCGCCGGTGAAACAAACGTCCCATCGTGGTAAAGTTTCTCTGGCAAACTTGCCGTACCGATCCTTTTTGCTTTCTTCCAGAACCTTTCCATTCGATCTAACTTTATGACCATCGAACTGAATATTCCCCAAGTTGGCGAGTCGATCCAAGAGGTACAGATCGGACAATGGCTGAAACAGGAGGGCGACTACGTCGAACAGGATGAGACGATCGTCGAGCTGGAAACCGACAAAGCGTCGGTTGAGTTGCCTGCCCCGCAATCCGGCGTACTCACCAAAATCCTCAAAAAGAAGGGGCAAATGGTCTCGATCGGCGAAACGGTCGGCCATATTGATCCCAACGGCAAGCCCACCGCCGGCAATAGCGGCAAGGCTGAAAAGAGCAAACCCGCCGGCAACAGCAGTTCCGCCAGCGACAAAGGCCAGACGAACCGCAGCCAGCCCGCCGAATCCCGCGATTTGAATTCCGACGATCCGGCCGTTTCCCCGGCCGTACGACGCCTGCTGCGGGAGCACCACCTGACCGCCGACGAAGTCAAAGCGACTGGCGAACATGGCCGATTGTTGAAAGAAGACGTGCAACGCCATGTCGAGCAGCACCAGGCCAGCAGCGAAAACAACGGCGCTCTGGAAGAGATCGTTCCCATGAGCCTGATTCGCCGCCGGATTGCCGAGCGGCTGGTTTCGGCCCAGCAGCAGGCCGCGCTGCTGACCACGTTCAACGAAATCGACATGACGGCCGTCATGGCGCTCCGTTCGCAGTTTCAGGAAAATTTCCTGAAACGTTACAATATCAAGCTCGGCTTCATGTCGTTCTTTATCAAAGCGGCCGTCGACGCGCTCAAGCAGTTCCCGGCCGTCAACGCCGAGGTGCGGGGAACCGATATTGTTTACCGCAATTACTATCATGTCGGCGTCGCCATTGGCGGCGGACGCGGGCTGGTCGTGCCGGTGCTGAGGCACGCCGAACGGATGAGCTTTGCCGAAATTGAACAGGCCATTGCCGATTTCGGCCAGCGGGCCGCAGCGAACAAAATTACGCCCGATGAACTCGACGGCGGCACCTTTACCATCAGCAATGGCGGCATTTATGGGTCGTTGTTGTCGACGCCGATTGTCAACCCGCCTCAGTCCGGCGTGCTGGGCATGCATGCCATTGTCGAGCGCCCTGTCGCCCTTAACGGACAGGTGGTGATCCGGCCGATGATGTATGTCGCTTTGACTTACGATCACCGTCTGGTCGACGGTCGCGAGGCGGTCACCTTCCTCAAGCGCATTCGTGAAGCCATCGAAGACCCGGCCCGCATGCTGATCGAAGTGTAGTCCGTCCGCACGCAGGACAATCGGCCGGGAAACGGTTCCCGGTTCGTGCAGGGAGGGAGGAGCGAGAAGGATGACTGTCCTTCGATTTCCTTCGCTTCTAAATTCGACGTCCCCAAGCGAAGGACGATAACTACCGTCCTTTTTCCGCTATCTGGATCGCGTGAACCAGGGCGGCCACTCCGGCGTGGGCGACTTCTGCGTCCTGCTCGCCGGTGGCTCCCCCGACGCCGACGGCTCCGATTACCTGGCCGTCGACCATTATCGGCACGCCGCCTTTAAGGCTGGTAAACTTCCCGCCGCTGACGGCCGCCGCCTGTTCCACCGCCAGGCTCAACTGCGTGTTGACTTCTTTACCGGGCGGCAGCGGACCCGTTTCGCCGCGTTTGGTGGCGGCCGTGGTAGCTTTGGTCATCGACGTATACACGCTGCCGGGTCGAGCGCCGTCCATCCGGGCGAACGCCAGCAGATGCCCGCCGTCGTCGACGACGGAGATATTCACCTGAACCTGCATTTCTTCCGCCTTGACCAGGGCGGCGGCGATCGCGGCCTGGGCGCCAGCCAGATTCAGCCGCACCTGATTACGCGTAATCAGTCCCCCAGGGGATGGCGGTTCAGCCGCGGAAAGGGCCGGGAGGCTTCCCAGGGTCATCGCCACTGCCAGGGCAAGAATCCGGTTCGTTTTTGTCATCGTCAGGGATCTCCAGGCGCAAAGAATGCCGCCCTCTGCCGGCGACATCGAGGTATACAACCAACAGGCCAGCGGCGACGCCCTCGCGTTCCTCGGCGGGAGAAACACGATTGTAATGCCAGCCAGCAGGACGCTGTGAAAAAATTAGCTGGCCGGCGTGTAGCCGAGGTTGGGGGCGAGCCAGCGTTCGATCTCGGCGACCGACATCCCTTTCCGTCGAGCGTAGTCTTCGACCTGGTCTTTGCTGATCCGGTCGACGGAAAAATACCGCGCTTCGGGATGGGCGAAGTACAGGCCGCTGACGCTGGCAGCTGGCCACATGGCGAAGTGCTCGGTCAGGTCAACGCCCGCCGTTTTCTCGCCTTCGAGCAGGTCGAACAGGATCCGCTTCTCGGTGTGGTCGGGCTGCGCGGGGTAGCCGGGCGCCGGCCTGATGCCGCGATACCTTTCTTTGATCAGATCTTCAGGCGTAAGGCTTTCGTCGACGCCAAAGCCCCAGTCACGCCGCGCCTGGGCGTGCAGGTATTCGGCGAACGCTTCGGCAAACCGGTCGGCGAGTGCTTTGACCATGGTGGAGTTGTAGGTATCGCCGTCGCGGTCGTATTCGGCCGCCAGATCGGAACAGCCGTGGCCGGACGTCACGATAAAGGCGCCCAGGTAGTCCTGCCGGCCGCTGTCGAGCGGAGCGATGTAATCGCTCAAAGCGCGGAAGCAGCTTTGGCCCTTGCGCTCCCATTGTTGCCGTAGCGTGTGGAACCGGGTGAGCTCTGTCGTGCGGGTGTCATCGGTGAACAGGCAGATATCGTCGCCGTCGGAGCCTGCCGGCCAGAAGCCGTACACGCCACGCGCCTGGAGTAGTTTTCCTTCCAGGATCCGGTTGAGGACCGTCTGCGCGTCGGCGAACAGTTCCCGGGCGGCCTGCCCGACGACTTCGTCCTCCAAAATGGCGGGGTATTTGCCCCGCAGTTCCCAGGCCTGGAAAAACGGCGACCAGTCGACGTATTCCAGCAGCTGCTCCAGCGGGACGTTGTCCAGCACTTTGGCGCCCAGGAAGGCCGGCTGCGGGATCGACACGCTGCTCCAGTCGGTGACGAACTTTCGTTCGCACGTTTCCGCATAGGGGGTGAGCGTCACCTGCTGCCGTTTGTTGAACGAATTGAGCAGGCTCTCCTGTTCCTGGAGGTTTTTCTGGACGAACTCCTCGCGATGGTCGTCGCTGAGAAGTTTTTCCACCACGCCGACGCTGCGCGAAGCATCCAGCACATGCACCGTGGGCTGGGTGTAACCGGGCGCGATCCGCACGGCCGTGTGCTTGGCGCTGGTCGTGGCTCCACCGATGAGCAGCGGCAGTCGGAAATCCAGCCGTCCCATTTCCCGCGCGACATGGGCCATTTCATCAAGGCTGGGGGTAATGAGCCCCGACAGACCGATGATGTCGACGCCCTCGGCGATGGCCGTTTCCAGGATTTTCTCACAGGAGACCATCACGCCCAGGTCGATCACTTCAAAGTTGTTGCAGGCCAGCACCACGCCGACAATGTTCTTGCCGATGTCGTGCACATCGCCTTTGACGGTGGCCAGCAGGATCTTGCCGCGGAATTCCTGCTCGGCTTCGCCGTGTTCTTCTTTTTCCTTCTCCATAAACGGGAGCAGGTAGTTGACCGCTTTTTTCATCACGCGGGCCGACTTGACCACCTGGGGCAGGAACATTTTGCCGGCGCCGAACAGGTCGCCGACCACGTTCATGCCGTCCATCATGGGGCCTTCGATGATCCGCAGGCAGCGATCATATTTGGCGCGGGCTTCTTCGACGTCCTCCTCGATGAACTGGTCGATCCCTTTGACCAGGGCGTGCTGCAGCCGTTTTTCGACCGGTTGCTCGCGCCATTCCATGTTGGCGGCCGCTTTGACCTTGCCGGTGTCTTTGACGGACTCGGCCAGCTCCAGCAGGCGATCGGTCGCATCGGGCCGACGATTGAAGAGAACGTCTTCCACCCTTTCGAGCAGCTCTTTGGGAACCTCTTCGTAGACTTCCAGCTGGCTGGCGTTGACGATGCCCATATCGAGCCCGGCCTGGATGGCGTGATACAGGAAGGCCGAGTGGATCGCCTCGCGGACGACATCGTTGCCGCGGAACGAGAACGATACGTTGCTGACGCCGCCGGACACCTTGGCGCCGGGGCACTCTTTTTTGATCTGGCGGACGGCTTCGATGAAGTTGATGGCGTAGTTGTTGTGCTCTTCGAGCCCGGTGGCGACGGTCAGGATATTGGGGTCAAAGATCACATCTTCGGGCGGGAAGCCGATCTCTTCGGTCAGGATTTTGAACGCCCTTTTGCAGATGGCGACTTTGTGGTCGATCTCGACCGCCTGGCCCGTTTCGTCAAAGGCCATCACTACGACAGCGGCTCCGTACTGGCGGATCAGCCGGGCCTGCTTCATAAACTTGGGCAGGTCGTCCTTGATGGCGATCGAGTTGACAATCGCCTTGCCCTGCACGCATTTCAGGCCGGCTTCGATGATCTCCCATTTGGAGCTATCGATCATGATCGGCGCCGAGGCGATATCGCGCTCGTTGGCGATCAGGTTGAGGAAGGTCGTCATGGCGGCGGGCCCGTCGAGCAGGGCGTCGTCCATGTTGACGTCGATAATGCTGGCGCCGCCTTCGACCTGTTCCCGCGCAATGTGCAGGGCGTCTTCAAATTTTTCGTCGCGAATCAGTCGGGCGAACTTCCGCGAGCCGGTCACGTTCGTCCGCTCGCCGACCATGATAAAGTTGGACTCGGGGCGGATCGTCAGGGCCTCGCTGCCGCTAAGACGCGTGAACGAAGGCACCGTGATGCGGCCGCGGGGCCGGGTCCGCTTGACCCGCTCCGCGATCGCCGAGATATGCTCCGGCGAAGTGCCGCAGCAACCGCCCACAATGTTGACCCAGCCGTTCTCGGCGAATTCCCCCACCTGACCGGCCATATCGGAAGGCGTCAGCACAAACTTGCCCATGTCGTCCGGCAAGCCGGCGTTGGGGTGGCAGCTGATCGGCACGGTGGCGAAATGCGACAAGTCTTCCAGCAAAGGCCGCATCGCCGCGGGGCCCACGGCGCAGTTCATGCCGACGCTAAGCAGCGGGAAGTGCGATACCGAGTTCCAGAACGCTTCCACGGTTTGGGCCGAGACAAAGGTCGTCTGGCTCTCGTTAAAGCAGCCGGACACCA is part of the Lignipirellula cremea genome and encodes:
- the uvrB gene encoding excinuclease ABC subunit UvrB, with the translated sequence MQFQLQAPFEPAGDQPQAIDKLTRELQAGKPTQVLLGVTGSGKTFTMANVVQRLQKPTLVISHNKTLAAQLYSEFKEFFPLNAVHYFVSYYDYYQPEAYIPQRDIYIEKDASINEEIDRLRLASTSALVSRRDVLIVASVSCIYGLGSPKDYKAMMVSLVREQVIDRDTMLMKLIDIQYERNDVSFERGKFRVRGDCVEVWPSYEEFAYRIELWGDEVDKLSIINPVSGEAISTEEQIFVYPAKHFVMPEDRIGAAVEEMRKELEGQLKLFRDQGKLLEAQRLNARTRFDMEMMLETGRCPGIENYSRLLSGRQPGEPPETLYDYFPDDDFLVIVDESHVTLPQIRAMYAGDRSRKTTLVDHGFRLPCALDNRPLKFEEWEKRIPQAVFVSATPNDYELNTTGGEVVEQLIRPTGLLDPVIEVLPARGQVPHLLEQIRERSAVNERVLVTTLTKRLAEDLSAFLNEQGIACKWLHSELDAFERVELLRELREGRFEALIGVNLLREGLDLPEVSLVAILDADKEGFLRSETSLIQTIGRSARNVNAKVILYADRVTESMRLAMEETDRRRALQQAYNEEHGITPETIRKTIRGGIENAAAAHRQAAAAAGKNDETEYITDEFIRELEAEMLAAAEALEFERAAAIRDRVMKLRDSVGQPLDQAPNESYKPQGKRGRGRGSKGKPKGGSHIPRPKK
- a CDS encoding fumarylacetoacetate hydrolase family protein — encoded protein: MKLLTCRSDREHGPPLVAALLHDGQTVVFLKAAAEAHGEASTSHFASMLALLEAGPAAMEKTRELVALAEAERPAACLAPLADLTLLAPLPRPSSLRDCLSYERHLTQCMQTAAHWRSPALGWVNRLSRSVLRRPLLRPPAVWYERPLYYKGNPRSVVGPEAEVVWPSYTEKLDFELEFGLFIGKQGYNISPVNAMEYVAGYSLFNDFSARDVQLHEMQGRLGPAKGKDFDTGNAMGPYLVTTDEIDNPYQLTMQVRVNDEIWTECSTAEIQHRIPEIVSYISQDETLYPGDFIGVGTLPGGCGLELDRWLSPGDTISLESAELGVLRNTIAMPQMRSD
- the odhB gene encoding 2-oxoglutarate dehydrogenase complex dihydrolipoyllysine-residue succinyltransferase; its protein translation is MTIELNIPQVGESIQEVQIGQWLKQEGDYVEQDETIVELETDKASVELPAPQSGVLTKILKKKGQMVSIGETVGHIDPNGKPTAGNSGKAEKSKPAGNSSSASDKGQTNRSQPAESRDLNSDDPAVSPAVRRLLREHHLTADEVKATGEHGRLLKEDVQRHVEQHQASSENNGALEEIVPMSLIRRRIAERLVSAQQQAALLTTFNEIDMTAVMALRSQFQENFLKRYNIKLGFMSFFIKAAVDALKQFPAVNAEVRGTDIVYRNYYHVGVAIGGGRGLVVPVLRHAERMSFAEIEQAIADFGQRAAANKITPDELDGGTFTISNGGIYGSLLSTPIVNPPQSGVLGMHAIVERPVALNGQVVIRPMMYVALTYDHRLVDGREAVTFLKRIREAIEDPARMLIEV
- a CDS encoding GlcG/HbpS family heme-binding protein, yielding MTKTNRILALAVAMTLGSLPALSAAEPPSPGGLITRNQVRLNLAGAQAAIAAALVKAEEMQVQVNISVVDDGGHLLAFARMDGARPGSVYTSMTKATTAATKRGETGPLPPGKEVNTQLSLAVEQAAAVSGGKFTSLKGGVPIMVDGQVIGAVGVGGATGEQDAEVAHAGVAALVHAIQIAEKGR
- the metH gene encoding methionine synthase, with amino-acid sequence MATVERPHSTSLIEELLEDRILVLDGAMGTMLQRLKLTEEDVRGERFAGHTKDLKNFCDILCLTMPEAITDIHRQYYAAGADIVETNTFGASPVGMVEFDLPLELVREINTAAVQCARKAADEYTERTPDKPRFVAGSIGPTTRMLTISTSDDPAARPSTFDEMAASYYEQVAAMVEAGVDIILLETFIDTLNVKSALFAIANHRRDSGLIVPVMVSGCFNESQTTFVSAQTVEAFWNSVSHFPLLSVGMNCAVGPAAMRPLLEDLSHFATVPISCHPNAGLPDDMGKFVLTPSDMAGQVGEFAENGWVNIVGGCCGTSPEHISAIAERVKRTRPRGRITVPSFTRLSGSEALTIRPESNFIMVGERTNVTGSRKFARLIRDEKFEDALHIAREQVEGGASIIDVNMDDALLDGPAAMTTFLNLIANERDIASAPIMIDSSKWEIIEAGLKCVQGKAIVNSIAIKDDLPKFMKQARLIRQYGAAVVVMAFDETGQAVEIDHKVAICKRAFKILTEEIGFPPEDVIFDPNILTVATGLEEHNNYAINFIEAVRQIKKECPGAKVSGGVSNVSFSFRGNDVVREAIHSAFLYHAIQAGLDMGIVNASQLEVYEEVPKELLERVEDVLFNRRPDATDRLLELAESVKDTGKVKAAANMEWREQPVEKRLQHALVKGIDQFIEEDVEEARAKYDRCLRIIEGPMMDGMNVVGDLFGAGKMFLPQVVKSARVMKKAVNYLLPFMEKEKEEHGEAEQEFRGKILLATVKGDVHDIGKNIVGVVLACNNFEVIDLGVMVSCEKILETAIAEGVDIIGLSGLITPSLDEMAHVAREMGRLDFRLPLLIGGATTSAKHTAVRIAPGYTQPTVHVLDASRSVGVVEKLLSDDHREEFVQKNLQEQESLLNSFNKRQQVTLTPYAETCERKFVTDWSSVSIPQPAFLGAKVLDNVPLEQLLEYVDWSPFFQAWELRGKYPAILEDEVVGQAARELFADAQTVLNRILEGKLLQARGVYGFWPAGSDGDDICLFTDDTRTTELTRFHTLRQQWERKGQSCFRALSDYIAPLDSGRQDYLGAFIVTSGHGCSDLAAEYDRDGDTYNSTMVKALADRFAEAFAEYLHAQARRDWGFGVDESLTPEDLIKERYRGIRPAPGYPAQPDHTEKRILFDLLEGEKTAGVDLTEHFAMWPAASVSGLYFAHPEARYFSVDRISKDQVEDYARRKGMSVAEIERWLAPNLGYTPAS